In Mycobacterium stomatepiae, the following are encoded in one genomic region:
- a CDS encoding MMPL/RND family transporter, translated as MSEATEEAPPPRVDQPLIPPFLPRMIHRLALPIVLVWLGIVFVTNTISPQLEVVSKRQSVSQSPTDAVSFQSMMKVGSTFKEFSTDSSAMILLEGDKPLGAEAHRYYDKIVKRLEQDKKHVQHIQDFWSDPLTAAGSQSHDQKAAYVQVYLAGNMGSAMSGESTEAVRKIVNSVPAPPGIKAYVTGAGPLFADQSHAGEKGVATVTMITFLVIIVMLLWVYRSVITMLIMLVMVFIELAAARGVVATLGNYGIMGLSTFANNMLVLMAIAAGTDYAIFVVGRYHEARGQGEDRTQAFYTMFHSTAHVVLGSGLTIAGAMYCLSFCRLPYFSSLGIPCAVGMLVAVLAALTLAPAILTVATFFKLLDPKRKLQTRGWRRIGTAIVRWPAPILAVTIAAALVGLLALPGYKTDYDTRHFLPEDTPANVGYAAADRHFDQARLNPELLMISTDHDLRNPADFIILDKVAKAVFHIPGIGRVQTITRPLGTPLDHSTLGFQMGAQAAARLQTQHYQEEQAQNLLSQADELKKTMATLREQMQVTQDLSNTTHETTRLTKQTVEITEKLRDDIANFDDFLRPIRSYFYWEKHCFDIPVCWAIRSVFNALDGIDQVAENIVNLSANLDKLDQIQPKLVALIPPQIESQQHNLDTIMSNYAITKGLNDQAKAQADNATAQGDAFDKSKNDDTFYLPPEAFKSPDFARGLKQFISPDGHSVRLIISHEGDPATPEGVNHIGPIKQAVHEAIKGTPWEGAHVYLGGTAATYKDMHDGSNIDLLIAGISAATLIFIIMLVITRSVVAAFVIVGTVLLSLGASFGLSVLLWQYILGIKLHWMVLAMAVILLLAVGSDYNLLLISRFKEEIHAGLKTGTIRAVAGSGSVVTAAGLVFAATMATFAFSPLRVMAQVGTTIALGLLFDTLIVRSFMTPSLATLLGRWFWWPQHVRPRPASTMLRPYGPRPAVRELIDHDLDDIPPGGLVTKR; from the coding sequence ATGAGCGAGGCCACCGAAGAGGCTCCGCCGCCGCGCGTCGATCAGCCGCTGATCCCGCCGTTCCTGCCGCGGATGATCCACCGGCTTGCATTGCCGATTGTCCTGGTGTGGTTGGGCATCGTCTTCGTCACCAACACCATCTCTCCGCAGTTGGAGGTCGTCTCCAAGAGGCAGTCGGTGTCGCAGAGTCCCACGGACGCGGTGTCGTTTCAGTCGATGATGAAGGTCGGATCGACGTTCAAAGAGTTCAGTACCGACAGTTCGGCGATGATCCTGCTGGAGGGCGACAAGCCGCTGGGGGCCGAGGCGCACCGCTATTACGACAAGATTGTCAAGCGACTCGAGCAGGACAAGAAGCACGTTCAGCACATCCAGGACTTCTGGAGTGATCCGCTGACCGCCGCGGGCTCCCAGAGCCACGACCAGAAGGCCGCGTACGTCCAGGTCTACCTCGCCGGCAACATGGGCAGCGCGATGTCCGGCGAATCCACGGAGGCGGTCCGCAAGATCGTGAACTCGGTGCCCGCGCCGCCCGGCATCAAGGCCTACGTCACCGGGGCGGGTCCACTGTTTGCCGATCAGTCCCACGCGGGTGAAAAGGGCGTAGCGACCGTCACGATGATCACCTTCCTCGTGATCATCGTGATGCTGCTGTGGGTCTATCGGTCGGTGATCACCATGCTGATCATGCTGGTCATGGTCTTCATCGAATTGGCCGCGGCCCGCGGTGTCGTCGCGACGCTCGGCAACTACGGCATCATGGGGCTTTCGACGTTCGCCAACAACATGCTCGTGCTGATGGCGATCGCCGCCGGAACGGATTACGCGATCTTCGTGGTCGGCCGCTACCACGAAGCCCGCGGTCAGGGCGAAGACCGCACCCAGGCGTTCTACACGATGTTCCACAGCACGGCGCACGTCGTATTGGGATCCGGGCTCACCATCGCCGGCGCGATGTATTGCCTGAGCTTCTGCCGGCTGCCCTATTTTTCGTCACTCGGCATACCCTGCGCCGTCGGCATGCTGGTCGCGGTCCTCGCGGCCTTGACTTTGGCCCCGGCGATCCTGACCGTGGCGACGTTCTTCAAGCTGCTAGACCCGAAGCGAAAGCTGCAGACCCGGGGCTGGAGACGCATCGGCACCGCCATCGTTCGCTGGCCCGCACCGATTCTCGCGGTGACCATCGCCGCCGCATTGGTCGGCCTGCTCGCGTTGCCCGGCTACAAGACGGACTACGACACCCGTCACTTTCTACCGGAAGACACCCCGGCCAATGTCGGATATGCGGCCGCCGACCGGCACTTCGACCAGGCTCGGCTCAATCCCGAGCTGTTGATGATCTCGACCGATCACGACCTGCGTAACCCGGCCGACTTCATCATCCTGGACAAGGTCGCCAAAGCGGTGTTCCACATCCCCGGTATCGGCCGGGTGCAGACCATCACCCGACCATTGGGCACTCCGCTCGACCACAGCACTCTCGGTTTTCAGATGGGTGCACAAGCCGCGGCGCGGCTACAGACTCAGCACTACCAGGAAGAGCAAGCGCAGAACCTGCTGAGCCAGGCGGACGAGCTCAAGAAAACGATGGCAACGCTGCGTGAGCAGATGCAGGTCACCCAGGATCTGAGCAACACCACCCACGAAACCACCAGGCTTACCAAGCAGACCGTCGAGATCACCGAGAAGTTGCGCGACGACATCGCCAACTTCGACGACTTCCTCCGGCCGATCCGTAGCTACTTCTACTGGGAGAAGCACTGTTTCGATATCCCGGTTTGCTGGGCGATCCGGTCGGTGTTCAACGCGCTCGACGGCATCGACCAGGTCGCCGAGAACATCGTGAACCTCAGCGCGAATCTCGACAAGCTGGACCAGATTCAGCCGAAGTTGGTGGCACTGATACCGCCGCAGATCGAGAGCCAACAGCACAACCTCGACACCATCATGTCGAACTACGCGATCACGAAGGGTCTCAACGACCAGGCGAAAGCCCAGGCGGACAACGCCACCGCGCAGGGCGATGCGTTCGACAAATCCAAGAACGACGACACGTTCTACCTTCCGCCGGAGGCGTTCAAGAGCCCCGACTTCGCGAGGGGTCTCAAACAGTTCATCTCGCCGGACGGGCACTCTGTCCGGTTGATCATCTCGCATGAGGGCGACCCCGCGACCCCTGAAGGCGTCAACCATATCGGGCCGATCAAGCAGGCCGTGCACGAGGCAATCAAGGGCACGCCCTGGGAGGGTGCCCACGTCTACCTCGGCGGTACCGCCGCGACGTACAAGGACATGCACGACGGTTCGAACATCGACCTGTTGATCGCCGGAATCTCCGCAGCCACACTGATTTTCATCATCATGCTGGTGATCACCCGAAGCGTCGTAGCGGCCTTCGTGATCGTCGGCACGGTGTTGCTGTCGCTGGGCGCCTCGTTCGGACTCTCCGTGCTGCTATGGCAGTACATTCTGGGGATCAAGCTGCACTGGATGGTGCTGGCGATGGCGGTCATCCTGCTGCTGGCGGTCGGCTCGGACTACAACCTGCTGCTGATTTCGCGGTTCAAGGAGGAAATCCACGCCGGCCTCAAGACGGGGACGATCCGCGCGGTTGCCGGTTCGGGCTCGGTCGTGACCGCCGCCGGCCTTGTGTTCGCCGCCACTATGGCCACATTCGCCTTCAGCCCGCTGCGGGTGATGGCCCAAGTGGGTACGACGATCGCGCTGGGTCTGTTGTTCGACACCTTGATCGTGCGGTCGTTCATGACCCCGTCGCTAGCCACCTTGCTCGGGCGCTGGTTCTGGTGGCCGCAGCACGTGCGTCCACGGCCGGCCAGCACCATGCTGCGACCGTACGGACCGCGTCCCGCCGTGCGCGAGCTGATCGATCACGACCTTGACGACATCCCACCGGGCGGACTGGTCACAAAGCGCTAA
- a CDS encoding IS30 family transposase, giving the protein MTGQPQLLVVQRRYWDLIAAGWSSEDAGVAVGVSATCGSKWFRRFGGVNPRWSKPQGQRRPRLSADEREQIMIGTAHGESIRSMARRLGRAPSTIMREIAHNGVMRGHVGRYRARYRFGARRAGWDAKSGYSARIAQRRSEQRARRPKTGKLGRCEQLRAEVQALLVNKYSPEQIAGVLTATYPDRPEMQVSHETIYQALYVQGRGELRRELRTCLRTGRALRKPRRRARAGDGRGRIQGMVNISERPAEANDRAVPGHWEGDLIIGKDQASQIGTLVERSTGYVRLLHLPHTRSAEAVAEAMIAAVKDLPATLRRTVTWDQGHEMAHHARISIDTGIEVYFCDPHSPWQRGSNENTNGLLRQYFPKGTDLSVHDAEHLAYVADELNGRPRKRFNWDNPTNRLNKLLSTPTDTTVATKP; this is encoded by the coding sequence ATGACGGGTCAGCCTCAGTTGTTGGTGGTGCAGCGGCGGTATTGGGATTTGATCGCTGCGGGATGGTCCTCGGAGGATGCCGGGGTGGCGGTCGGCGTGTCGGCGACGTGCGGTAGCAAGTGGTTTCGCAGGTTTGGTGGTGTGAATCCACGATGGTCAAAGCCTCAAGGACAGCGACGGCCGCGGCTGTCGGCGGATGAGCGTGAACAGATCATGATCGGCACCGCGCACGGTGAGTCGATCCGTTCGATGGCGCGCCGGTTGGGCCGGGCGCCGTCGACGATCATGCGCGAGATTGCCCACAACGGTGTCATGCGAGGGCATGTGGGCCGTTATCGCGCCCGGTATCGGTTCGGGGCCCGCCGGGCCGGTTGGGACGCGAAGTCGGGCTACTCGGCGCGCATCGCTCAGCGGCGCAGCGAGCAACGGGCGCGTCGACCCAAGACCGGCAAGTTGGGCCGCTGTGAGCAATTGCGGGCCGAGGTGCAAGCGTTGTTGGTCAACAAGTACAGCCCCGAACAGATCGCCGGGGTATTGACCGCGACCTATCCTGACCGCCCGGAGATGCAGGTGTCCCACGAAACCATCTACCAGGCGCTTTACGTGCAAGGGCGCGGAGAACTGCGCCGGGAACTGAGGACATGCCTGCGCACCGGGCGCGCGTTGCGTAAACCGCGCCGACGGGCCCGCGCCGGTGACGGCCGCGGCCGTATCCAAGGCATGGTCAACATCAGTGAGCGGCCCGCCGAAGCTAACGACCGCGCCGTGCCAGGCCATTGGGAAGGAGACCTGATCATCGGCAAGGACCAGGCCTCTCAAATCGGCACGCTGGTTGAACGTTCCACCGGATATGTCCGACTGCTGCACCTACCCCATACCCGTAGCGCCGAGGCCGTCGCCGAGGCCATGATCGCCGCGGTCAAAGACCTGCCCGCCACCTTGCGCCGCACCGTGACCTGGGACCAAGGCCACGAAATGGCCCACCACGCCCGCATCAGCATCGACACCGGCATCGAGGTTTACTTCTGCGATCCCCACTCACCCTGGCAGCGCGGTAGCAATGAGAACACCAACGGCCTACTACGGCAATACTTTCCAAAGGGCACCGACCTTTCGGTGCACGACGCCGAACACCTCGCCTACGTCGCCGACGAACTCAACGGACGACCCCGAAAACGCTTCAACTGGGACAACCCCACCAACCGCCTCAACAAGCTACTGTCCACCCCGACAGACACAACTGTTGCAACCAAACCTTGA
- a CDS encoding SGNH/GDSL hydrolase family protein — MTVLASVVTLEVAMIVSPFSMAALRADVKSPAVIALGDSYISGEGGRWQGNGEASMPGSRHGTDLAAYLCGPWETVCAHDPKRVYGTSFKNGCDRSSGAEITYVSQVQVGNRNYTIAQPDRVNVACSGATTADIDQSSFKGEPRQVDQLMQYALAKDIKLIAVSIGGNDIKFRDMAGECVKDFITHGAHCNPTLAVELNQPGWPEPDRLIHGL, encoded by the coding sequence GTGACTGTACTGGCCAGCGTCGTGACCCTCGAGGTGGCGATGATCGTTTCGCCCTTCTCCATGGCCGCGTTACGAGCCGACGTGAAATCCCCCGCGGTCATCGCCCTCGGCGACAGCTACATCTCCGGGGAAGGCGGACGGTGGCAAGGAAACGGCGAAGCCTCCATGCCAGGCAGTCGACACGGCACCGATCTCGCTGCCTACCTCTGCGGCCCCTGGGAAACGGTGTGCGCGCACGACCCCAAACGGGTGTACGGAACGTCCTTCAAGAACGGCTGCGATCGATCCAGCGGCGCCGAAATCACCTACGTGTCCCAAGTCCAAGTCGGCAACCGCAACTACACCATTGCCCAGCCAGACCGCGTCAACGTTGCGTGCTCGGGCGCCACCACTGCCGATATCGACCAATCGTCATTCAAAGGTGAACCGAGACAAGTAGACCAACTCATGCAGTATGCCCTGGCCAAAGACATCAAACTCATAGCGGTATCGATCGGCGGCAACGACATCAAATTCCGAGACATGGCCGGAGAATGCGTCAAGGACTTCATCACCCACGGCGCACACTGCAACCCGACATTGGCAGTCGAGCTCAACCAGCCTGGCTGGCCTGAACCCGATCGGTTGATCCATGGCTTATGA
- a CDS encoding nuclear transport factor 2 family protein, giving the protein MDAWVAADPLRIVATVTDDCVITECYGPIYRGRNRVRDWAETWFETGGQVHSWRVTDVFSTDNDVAAQWVFDYTWNNKRRRFEGATIARLANGLIAELREYETSAELYEWTGSWRTVP; this is encoded by the coding sequence ATGGACGCGTGGGTAGCTGCTGATCCCTTGAGGATCGTGGCGACTGTGACCGATGACTGCGTGATTACTGAATGCTATGGGCCTATCTACCGCGGGCGAAACAGGGTGCGCGACTGGGCAGAGACGTGGTTCGAAACTGGTGGGCAAGTCCATTCGTGGAGGGTTACTGACGTATTCTCGACCGATAATGATGTGGCTGCACAATGGGTGTTCGACTACACGTGGAATAACAAGCGACGCCGTTTCGAGGGAGCAACAATCGCACGACTGGCCAACGGTCTCATCGCGGAACTACGTGAATACGAGACGAGTGCAGAACTGTATGAATGGACTGGGTCTTGGCGCACAGTACCCTAA
- a CDS encoding transposase produces the protein MKPRSLTSAVSAPIPASSGKTNRHRLHRGGDRASNSALHIATVVRLRYDPRSRAYADRCTSEGLSMPEIIRCQKRYLAREIFHALRADYAKLST, from the coding sequence GTGAAGCCGCGTTCGCTCACCTCTGCGGTGTCGGCCCCGATCCCAGCATCGTCGGGCAAAACCAACCGACACCGGCTGCACCGCGGCGGTGACCGGGCCAGCAACAGCGCCCTTCATATCGCCACAGTCGTCCGGCTGCGCTACGACCCCCGCAGCCGTGCCTACGCCGACCGCTGCACCAGCGAGGGCCTGTCAATGCCCGAAATCATCCGATGCCAGAAGCGTTACCTGGCTCGCGAGATCTTTCACGCGCTGCGCGCCGACTACGCGAAACTCAGCACTTGA
- a CDS encoding IS110 family transposase — protein sequence MAASKRSIIGGVHTRAATHHAAVIDLNGRLIADAEFPATPAGYASMLTWMCGKGKLGQVGVEGTGAYGAGLARYLHDQGIEVLEVSRPDRRIRRQRGKSDPIDDEAAARTALAGKASGAPKLADGPIEAIRMLRIARNGAVKARTAALNTLRSMVITAPEPLRTQLRSLSPAQLVTACARLRPDLTNLAEPVQGAKHALRSIALRV from the coding sequence ATGGCAGCCAGCAAACGATCCATCATTGGCGGTGTCCACACCCGCGCGGCAACGCATCACGCCGCGGTCATCGACCTCAACGGCCGACTGATCGCCGATGCCGAATTCCCTGCCACACCAGCCGGTTACGCATCAATGCTGACATGGATGTGCGGGAAGGGGAAACTAGGTCAAGTCGGCGTCGAAGGAACCGGGGCCTACGGGGCCGGACTGGCTCGCTACCTGCACGATCAAGGCATCGAAGTGCTCGAAGTGTCACGTCCTGACCGACGTATCCGCCGCCAGCGCGGCAAGAGCGATCCCATCGACGATGAAGCTGCAGCGCGAACCGCGCTGGCAGGCAAGGCAAGCGGCGCACCGAAGCTCGCCGACGGTCCGATCGAGGCCATCCGGATGCTGCGCATCGCCCGCAACGGAGCGGTCAAGGCCCGCACAGCCGCCCTGAACACCCTGCGCTCGATGGTCATCACCGCTCCCGAGCCGTTACGCACCCAGCTGCGGTCCCTATCCCCGGCACAACTGGTCACCGCCTGCGCACGTCTGCGGCCCGACCTGACCAACCTCGCCGAGCCAGTCCAGGGAGCTAAACATGCCTTGCGCTCGATAGCCCTACGGGTTTAA
- a CDS encoding alpha/beta hydrolase family protein, giving the protein MDRPVMLAEGGNDELCVPGTVVRLAHDLRAKGSEVDYHFYPEAGHLAAPHHAFVDALQFVRRIAPSCQGSQPDISDLVPR; this is encoded by the coding sequence TTGGACCGGCCCGTCATGCTCGCCGAGGGCGGCAACGACGAATTATGTGTGCCCGGTACGGTGGTCCGCCTTGCCCACGATCTGCGCGCCAAGGGCAGCGAGGTTGATTACCATTTCTATCCCGAGGCGGGCCATCTCGCGGCGCCGCACCACGCGTTCGTCGACGCCCTGCAGTTTGTGCGCCGCATCGCCCCCTCGTGCCAAGGTTCGCAGCCAGACATCTCAGACCTGGTGCCGCGATAA
- a CDS encoding WhiB family transcriptional regulator: MCHNRSQVFFPHDKSPDRDAKSVCLSCRVREQCLEYAMEHDERFGA, translated from the coding sequence ATGTGCCACAACCGATCCCAGGTCTTCTTTCCCCACGATAAGAGCCCCGACCGTGATGCCAAATCGGTCTGTCTGTCTTGCCGGGTGCGCGAGCAGTGCTTGGAGTACGCCATGGAACATGACGAGCGCTTTGGTGCCTAG
- a CDS encoding PE/PPE C-terminal domain-containing protein: MWDTIFSSAFFMPGNWLGNVTDFMGLNGGQTASALSDTAGAALASAATESVEAAHVGGAAATAGVGKAALIGPLSVPAGWASMPPSAVTVASAPAGTPMVAPPSTTAVPGMPGGAPATRSYGRPTPQYGFRPTFGTRLPSAG, translated from the coding sequence TTGTGGGACACGATCTTCTCATCAGCGTTCTTCATGCCCGGCAACTGGTTAGGCAATGTCACCGACTTCATGGGGCTCAACGGCGGACAGACCGCGTCGGCACTCAGTGACACCGCCGGCGCCGCACTGGCGTCGGCCGCCACCGAATCCGTGGAAGCCGCACACGTGGGCGGCGCGGCGGCGACCGCCGGCGTCGGCAAGGCAGCATTGATCGGACCGCTATCGGTCCCGGCGGGTTGGGCGTCAATGCCTCCGTCGGCGGTCACGGTGGCCTCGGCGCCGGCAGGCACACCCATGGTTGCGCCCCCGAGCACAACTGCCGTACCCGGCATGCCGGGCGGCGCACCGGCGACCCGTTCCTACGGCCGCCCCACGCCGCAATACGGTTTCCGGCCCACCTTCGGGACGCGGCTGCCGTCGGCGGGGTGA